One genomic region from Amycolatopsis sp. FBCC-B4732 encodes:
- a CDS encoding helix-turn-helix domain-containing protein: protein MTDLGHRFTADSVGRALDLVGERWSLLILREAFFGVRRYGEFARTLSIPRPTLSARLKTLVDAGVLDRVDPVPEYRLTPAGRDLFGAVVTLMQWGDRHLAGPAGPPILLRHHDCGEIAETFVACGHCGGAITTDKVTPEPGPGFR, encoded by the coding sequence GTGACCGACCTCGGCCACCGGTTCACCGCGGATTCCGTCGGGCGCGCGCTCGACCTCGTCGGCGAGCGGTGGAGCCTGCTCATCCTGCGGGAGGCGTTCTTCGGGGTGCGCCGCTACGGCGAGTTCGCGCGCACGCTGTCGATCCCGCGCCCGACGCTGTCCGCCCGCCTGAAGACCCTCGTCGACGCGGGCGTGCTCGACCGCGTCGACCCGGTGCCCGAATACCGGCTGACCCCGGCCGGACGCGACCTGTTCGGCGCCGTCGTCACGCTCATGCAGTGGGGCGACCGGCACCTCGCCGGGCCGGCGGGGCCGCCGATCCTGTTGCGGCACCACGACTGCGGCGAGATCGCCGAGACGTTCGTGGCCTGCGGGCACTGCGGTGGCGCGATCACGACCGACAAGGTGACCCCGGAGCCCGGGCCCGGGTTCCGCTAG
- the sdhC gene encoding succinate dehydrogenase, cytochrome b556 subunit gives MSTTASTATSAGASDRAGASRRQGTFYRGDPGMWSWVLHRITGVLTFFFLFVHVLDTALVRVSPNTYDQVIETYKTPIVNLLEVGLVGAVLFHALNGIRVMLVDFWSKGPKLQKAMLWVIGVVWVVVMVPGAFFMLKRTVETLFGGN, from the coding sequence ATGTCCACCACGGCGAGCACTGCCACCTCGGCAGGGGCGAGCGATCGGGCGGGTGCCTCACGCCGGCAGGGAACCTTCTACCGGGGCGACCCCGGCATGTGGTCCTGGGTGCTGCACCGCATCACCGGCGTGCTCACATTCTTCTTCCTGTTCGTGCACGTGCTCGACACCGCGCTGGTGCGCGTGTCGCCGAACACCTACGACCAGGTCATCGAGACCTACAAGACCCCGATCGTCAACCTCCTCGAGGTCGGCCTGGTCGGCGCGGTCCTCTTCCACGCGCTGAACGGCATCCGCGTCATGCTGGTCGACTTCTGGTCGAAGGGCCCGAAGCTGCAGAAGGCGATGCTGTGGGTGATCGGCGTGGTCTGGGTCGTGGTGATGGTCCCCGGTGCCTTCTTCATGCTGAAGCGCACCGTCGAAACGCTCTTCGGGGGTAACTGA
- a CDS encoding succinate dehydrogenase hydrophobic membrane anchor subunit, producing the protein MADLALANPRAPKRPAARRSNFELYSWLFMRISGLALIILVLGHLLIMNILDGGVHRINWGFVAGRWASPFWQFWDLAMLWLAEIHGGNGLRTIIDDYARKDSTRFWLKIVLYVSMVLILAVGTMVIFTFDPNMPAN; encoded by the coding sequence ATGGCCGACCTCGCCCTCGCGAACCCCCGCGCGCCGAAGCGTCCCGCCGCCCGCCGGAGCAACTTCGAGCTCTACAGCTGGCTGTTCATGCGGATCTCCGGCCTCGCGCTGATCATCCTGGTGCTCGGCCACCTGCTGATCATGAACATCCTCGACGGCGGTGTGCACCGGATCAACTGGGGCTTCGTCGCCGGCCGCTGGGCTTCGCCGTTCTGGCAGTTCTGGGACCTGGCCATGCTCTGGCTCGCCGAGATCCACGGCGGCAACGGCCTGCGCACCATCATCGACGACTACGCGCGCAAGGACAGCACGCGGTTCTGGCTGAAGATCGTGCTGTACGTCTCGATGGTGCTGATCCTGGCCGTCGGCACGATGGTGATCTTCACCTTCGACCCGAACATGCCCGCGAACTGA
- a CDS encoding S8 family serine peptidase gives MSRLRRIAAPLVLAVGGGLFAAAPAAEATPVTCDTTSTPYTYVVTYQPGTRASAVDKELAAKCGTKVAYYAEIGVAIASSRNADFQQKIGVYRAYSGGKDVASQGATASARSLGAVRTLEDTRSTAAAGDLSAQQWDMKAIHAPEANKINQGSRSVTVGVLDSGIDATHPALKAAVSASSSAGCITGAPDLTPASWAPTTSDHGTHVAGTIAGKDPAAGFTGIAPGVRLASVKVVNDDGYIFPESAVCGFVWAAKHGFQVTNNSYYIDPGMFFCSREPGDAAAYEAVRRAIEFSTHHGVLNVSAAGNSGFDTTKQTTDPNRPHPVDSSCGILPKAIDGVVTVSSVGYAGTKSSFSNYGEIDVTAPGGDFVQAPPAGEGPACPLSTTVFGGQYGSKCGTSMASPHAAGVAALLASKFRGLPPQLLARILTGEADVVKCASTETECTGPAKNNSYYGHGLVNALDAVR, from the coding sequence ATGTCCCGTTTACGCCGAATAGCGGCCCCGCTCGTGCTGGCCGTCGGGGGCGGCCTGTTCGCCGCGGCGCCGGCCGCGGAGGCCACGCCGGTCACCTGTGACACGACGAGCACGCCGTACACCTACGTGGTGACGTACCAGCCGGGCACGCGCGCATCGGCCGTCGACAAGGAACTGGCGGCCAAGTGCGGCACGAAGGTCGCGTACTACGCCGAGATCGGCGTCGCGATCGCCAGCTCGCGCAACGCGGACTTCCAGCAGAAGATCGGCGTCTACCGGGCCTACTCGGGTGGCAAGGACGTGGCCTCTCAGGGTGCGACGGCGTCCGCCCGTTCGCTGGGCGCGGTGCGGACTCTGGAGGACACGCGGTCGACGGCCGCCGCGGGTGACCTGTCGGCGCAGCAGTGGGACATGAAGGCGATCCACGCGCCCGAGGCCAACAAGATCAACCAGGGCAGCCGCTCGGTGACGGTCGGCGTGCTCGACTCGGGCATCGACGCGACCCACCCGGCGCTGAAGGCGGCCGTCTCGGCTTCTTCGTCGGCCGGCTGCATCACGGGCGCGCCGGACCTCACGCCGGCGTCGTGGGCACCGACGACGTCCGACCACGGAACGCACGTGGCGGGCACGATCGCGGGCAAGGACCCGGCGGCGGGCTTCACGGGCATCGCCCCGGGCGTCCGGCTGGCCTCGGTGAAGGTCGTCAACGACGACGGCTACATCTTCCCGGAGTCGGCGGTCTGCGGCTTCGTGTGGGCGGCCAAGCACGGCTTCCAGGTGACGAACAACAGCTACTACATCGACCCGGGCATGTTCTTCTGCTCCCGCGAGCCGGGCGACGCGGCCGCGTACGAGGCGGTGCGCCGCGCGATCGAGTTCTCGACCCACCACGGAGTCCTCAACGTGTCGGCGGCGGGCAACTCGGGCTTCGACACGACGAAGCAGACAACGGACCCGAACCGCCCGCACCCGGTGGACTCGTCCTGCGGCATCCTGCCGAAGGCGATCGACGGCGTGGTGACGGTGTCGTCGGTGGGTTACGCGGGCACGAAGTCGTCGTTCAGCAACTACGGCGAGATCGACGTGACGGCCCCGGGCGGCGACTTCGTCCAGGCCCCACCGGCCGGCGAAGGCCCAGCCTGCCCCCTGTCGACAACGGTGTTCGGCGGCCAGTACGGCTCGAAGTGCGGCACGTCGATGGCGTCCCCGCACGCGGCGGGCGTCGCGGCATTGCTGGCCTCGAAGTTCCGCGGCCTTCCCCCGCAGCTGCTGGCCCGCATCCTCACGGGCGAGGCGGACGTGGTGAAGTGCGCGTCAACGGAGACGGAGTGCACGGGCCCGGCGAAGAACAACTCGTACTACGGCCACGGCCTGGTCAACGCCCTGGACGCGGTCAGGTAG
- a CDS encoding D-alanyl-D-alanine carboxypeptidase family protein, with protein sequence MHSAVSRSLKVFTTTLAAALLALGTPVAAGAAPQQQGQCANHLAPPPPVDTSEKPAPGKQAPAPLAVPAAPVGGPRMAECGLITPDGALNPPDGNTAASWLVQDLDTGAVVAAKDPHSRQRPASLIKTLLALVVVTQLTPQQVLVATKEDAEQECTCVGLAAGGQYTVDQLLHGLLMHSGNDVAHALATALGGPDSAVAKMNALAARIGALDTRAATPSGLDGPGMSTSAYDLSLIFHYAMKQPEFAKVVATKNFEIPPAGGKPAIPIFNDNKLLGVYPGFLGGKTGFTDDARHTYVGSAQRKGKRLAVVMLRAEQKPTKVVDQAGKLLDYGFALEDDRAEPVGQISYQAPATSAPGTDPSVLADGDTGNSGTSATAAGAKEDPFGVTGWIITLLVFLIIVGGFVVGHRRKKAAN encoded by the coding sequence GTGCACTCCGCTGTCTCCCGGTCGCTCAAGGTCTTCACGACGACGCTCGCCGCCGCCCTCCTGGCCCTGGGCACCCCCGTCGCCGCGGGCGCCGCGCCGCAGCAGCAGGGCCAGTGCGCCAACCACCTCGCTCCCCCGCCGCCGGTCGACACGTCGGAGAAACCCGCGCCCGGCAAGCAGGCCCCGGCGCCGCTGGCCGTGCCCGCCGCCCCGGTCGGCGGCCCGCGGATGGCCGAGTGCGGCCTGATCACCCCGGACGGCGCGCTCAACCCGCCGGACGGCAACACCGCGGCGTCCTGGCTGGTGCAGGACCTCGACACCGGCGCCGTCGTCGCGGCGAAGGACCCGCACTCCCGGCAGCGGCCGGCGTCGCTCATCAAGACGCTGCTCGCGCTCGTCGTCGTCACGCAGCTGACGCCGCAGCAGGTTTTGGTCGCGACGAAGGAGGACGCCGAGCAGGAGTGCACCTGCGTCGGGCTGGCCGCCGGCGGCCAGTACACGGTCGACCAGCTGCTCCACGGCCTCCTGATGCACTCGGGCAACGACGTCGCGCACGCCTTGGCGACGGCGCTCGGCGGGCCGGACTCCGCGGTGGCGAAGATGAACGCGCTGGCGGCCCGGATCGGCGCGCTGGACACGCGGGCCGCGACGCCGTCGGGCCTCGACGGGCCGGGCATGTCGACCTCGGCCTACGACCTCAGCCTGATCTTCCACTACGCGATGAAGCAGCCCGAGTTCGCGAAGGTCGTCGCGACGAAGAACTTCGAGATCCCGCCGGCCGGCGGCAAGCCCGCGATCCCCATCTTCAACGACAACAAGCTGCTCGGCGTCTACCCCGGCTTCCTCGGCGGCAAGACCGGCTTCACCGACGACGCCCGCCACACCTACGTCGGCTCCGCGCAGCGCAAGGGCAAGCGGCTCGCGGTCGTGATGCTGCGCGCCGAGCAGAAGCCGACGAAGGTGGTCGACCAGGCCGGGAAGCTGCTCGACTACGGCTTCGCGCTGGAGGACGACCGCGCCGAGCCGGTCGGCCAGATCAGCTACCAGGCGCCCGCGACCAGCGCGCCCGGGACCGACCCGTCGGTGCTGGCCGACGGTGACACCGGTAACAGCGGGACGTCCGCCACGGCCGCCGGCGCCAAGGAAGACCCGTTCGGCGTCACCGGGTGGATCATCACGCTGCTCGTGTTCCTGATCATCGTCGGCGGGTTCGTCGTCGGGCACCGGCGCAAGAAGGCCGCGAACTAG
- a CDS encoding SCO4848 family membrane protein — protein sequence MRLSRRTSLFLLAFGVWSWIIWITFAKNLWESDRAWAADGSPTAYFVVHAVLTVVSFVLGTIIGVLGWRGVRTRTAS from the coding sequence ATGCGCCTTTCCCGACGAACCTCGCTGTTCCTGCTGGCCTTCGGCGTGTGGTCGTGGATCATCTGGATCACGTTCGCCAAGAACCTGTGGGAAAGCGACCGGGCGTGGGCCGCGGACGGCTCGCCGACCGCGTACTTCGTCGTGCACGCGGTGCTGACCGTCGTCTCGTTCGTGCTGGGCACGATCATCGGGGTGCTGGGCTGGCGCGGGGTGCGCACCCGCACCGCCTCCTGA
- the sdhA gene encoding succinate dehydrogenase flavoprotein subunit — protein MQFHKYDVVIVGAGGAGMRAAIESGQRARTAVLTKLYPTRSHTGAAQGGMCAALANVEEDNWEWHTFDTIKGGDYLVDQDAAEIMAKEAIDAVLDLEKMGLPFNRTPEGKIDQRRFGGHTRDHGKAAVRRACYAADRTGHMILQTLYQNCVKYGTEFFNEFYVLDLVTSPDENGNPVASGVVAYELATGELHVFQAKSIVMATGGAGKIFKTTSNAHTLTGDGLGIIFRKGLPLEDMEFFQFHPTGLAGLGILISEAVRGEGGILRNASGERFMERYAPTIKDLAPRDIVARSMVQEVLQGRGCGPNKDYVVLDVTHIPEETLNAKLPDIMEFSRTYLGVDPVKEPVPVFPTCHYVMGGIPTNIHGEALRDNENVIPGLYAAGEVACVSVHGSNRLGTNSLLDINVFGRRAGIAAAEYALAHEHVELPADPTALVEEQLAGLLSEHGDERVADIRKEMQQTMDSHASVYRTEDTLKQALTDIQALKARYQRITVSDKGKRYNTDLLEAVELGFLLELAEVLVVGAIARKESRGGHAREDYPTRDDTNFMRHTMAYKQGTGLASDIRLDYKPVTFTRYEPMERKY, from the coding sequence ATGCAGTTCCACAAGTACGACGTGGTGATCGTCGGCGCCGGCGGCGCCGGGATGCGCGCGGCCATCGAGTCCGGCCAGCGCGCGCGCACCGCGGTCCTCACCAAGCTCTACCCGACCCGGTCCCACACCGGCGCGGCCCAGGGCGGCATGTGCGCCGCGCTGGCGAACGTCGAAGAGGACAACTGGGAGTGGCACACCTTCGACACGATCAAGGGCGGCGACTACCTGGTCGACCAGGACGCCGCCGAGATCATGGCGAAGGAGGCCATCGACGCGGTCCTCGACCTCGAGAAGATGGGCCTGCCCTTCAACCGCACGCCCGAGGGCAAGATCGACCAGCGCCGCTTCGGCGGGCACACGCGTGACCACGGCAAGGCCGCGGTCCGCCGCGCCTGCTACGCCGCCGACCGCACCGGTCACATGATCCTGCAGACGCTCTACCAGAACTGCGTCAAGTACGGCACCGAGTTCTTCAACGAGTTCTACGTGCTCGACCTCGTGACCAGCCCGGACGAAAACGGCAACCCGGTCGCCTCCGGCGTCGTCGCCTACGAGCTGGCCACCGGCGAGCTGCACGTCTTCCAGGCCAAGTCGATCGTGATGGCGACCGGTGGCGCGGGCAAGATCTTCAAGACGACGTCGAACGCGCACACCCTCACCGGTGACGGCCTCGGCATCATCTTCCGCAAGGGCCTGCCGCTGGAGGACATGGAGTTCTTCCAGTTCCACCCGACCGGCCTCGCGGGCCTGGGCATCCTGATTTCCGAAGCCGTCCGCGGCGAGGGCGGGATCCTGCGCAACGCGTCCGGCGAGCGGTTCATGGAGCGCTACGCCCCCACCATCAAGGACCTCGCGCCGCGCGACATCGTGGCCCGCTCGATGGTGCAGGAAGTGCTGCAGGGCCGGGGGTGCGGGCCGAACAAGGACTACGTCGTCCTGGACGTCACGCACATCCCCGAGGAGACGCTGAACGCGAAGCTCCCGGACATCATGGAGTTCTCCCGGACCTACCTGGGCGTCGACCCGGTGAAGGAGCCGGTGCCGGTGTTCCCGACGTGCCACTACGTCATGGGCGGCATCCCGACCAACATCCACGGCGAAGCGCTGCGGGACAACGAGAACGTCATCCCGGGTCTCTACGCCGCGGGCGAGGTCGCCTGCGTGTCCGTGCACGGCTCGAACCGCCTGGGCACGAACTCGCTGCTGGACATCAACGTGTTCGGCCGCCGCGCCGGCATCGCCGCCGCGGAGTACGCGCTGGCGCACGAGCACGTCGAGCTGCCCGCGGACCCGACGGCCCTGGTCGAGGAGCAGCTCGCGGGCCTGCTGTCGGAGCACGGCGACGAGCGCGTCGCCGACATCCGCAAGGAAATGCAGCAGACGATGGACTCGCACGCGTCGGTGTACCGGACCGAGGACACGCTGAAGCAGGCGCTGACCGACATCCAGGCGCTGAAGGCCCGCTACCAGCGGATCACCGTGTCGGACAAGGGCAAGCGCTACAACACCGACCTCCTCGAGGCCGTCGAGCTGGGCTTCCTGCTGGAGCTGGCCGAGGTCCTGGTCGTCGGCGCGATCGCGCGCAAGGAGTCCCGCGGCGGCCACGCCCGCGAGGACTACCCGACCCGCGACGACACGAACTTCATGCGCCACACGATGGCCTACAAGCAGGGCACCGGCCTGGCGTCCGACATCCGGCTCGACTACAAGCCGGTCACCTTCACCCGCTACGAGCCGATGGAGCGGAAGTACTGA
- a CDS encoding succinate dehydrogenase iron-sulfur subunit has translation MTAATTEDAPAASDEHTPITVTLKILRFNPEVDTEPHWESYDVPAQRTDRLLNLLFYVKDYIDGTFSFRRSCAHGVCGSDAMQINGINRLACKVLMKDLLSASGKPTTITIAPIKGLTTLKDLYVDMDPFFEAYRAIKPYLITYGNEPTRERIQSQADRDRFDDTTKCILCACCTSSCPVYWNDGSYFGPAAIVNAHRFIFDSRDEGAEERLDILNDGEGVWRCRTTFNCTDACPRGIQVTKAIQEVKRALLFKRV, from the coding sequence ATGACTGCGGCAACCACTGAGGATGCTCCCGCTGCTTCGGACGAGCACACGCCGATCACCGTCACGCTGAAGATCCTGCGGTTCAACCCGGAGGTCGACACGGAGCCGCACTGGGAGTCCTACGACGTCCCGGCGCAGCGCACCGACCGCCTGCTGAACCTGCTGTTCTACGTCAAGGACTACATCGACGGCACGTTCTCGTTCCGCCGCTCGTGCGCCCACGGCGTGTGCGGCTCGGACGCGATGCAGATCAACGGCATCAACCGCCTGGCGTGCAAGGTCCTGATGAAGGACCTGCTGTCGGCGTCGGGCAAGCCGACCACGATCACGATCGCCCCGATCAAGGGCCTGACGACGTTGAAGGACCTGTACGTCGACATGGACCCGTTCTTCGAGGCGTACCGGGCGATCAAGCCGTACCTGATCACGTACGGCAACGAGCCGACGCGGGAGCGCATCCAGTCGCAGGCGGACCGGGACCGGTTCGACGACACGACCAAGTGCATCCTTTGCGCGTGCTGCACCTCGTCGTGCCCGGTGTACTGGAACGACGGGTCCTATTTCGGCCCGGCGGCGATCGTGAACGCCCACCGGTTCATCTTCGACTCCCGCGACGAGGGAGCCGAGGAGCGGCTGGACATCCTCAACGACGGCGAGGGCGTCTGGCGCTGCCGGACGACGTTCAACTGCACGGACGCCTGCCCCCGAGGGATCCAGGTGACGAAGGCGATCCAGGAAGTGAAGCGCGCACTGCTGTTCAAGCGCGTCTGA
- a CDS encoding acyl-CoA dehydrogenase family protein, translating to MLDAARECAALAKTLAPVTERQRSLPAELVAKLTDAQLLRSGVPGYLGGPEAPPAVSLETAETVARGDASAGWCVSIAVTSSLLSAYAPRKCAEEVFGDPRTVAAGVWAPRGTGERVDGGYVVSGRWAFCSGIPHCDWLFAGFVHEGQLYVAALPKAGITVLDTWHTNGLRGTGSHDCVADALFVPEHRVFSVMGGPPPEAVALQRFPLFGFFALSVAAAALGNARGAIDDLVELAATRKPLGSSRSLAERSQTQAAVAEAEAALRAARLFFYASIDDAWQAAQGTEPVPDALKLGLRLAATHVTRTAAKVAESMYDLGGGAAIYETSPLQRRFRDAHTATAHFQVNPASFELPGKLLLGVPARTEQL from the coding sequence GTGCTGGACGCCGCCCGCGAGTGCGCCGCGCTCGCCAAAACGCTCGCGCCGGTCACCGAACGGCAGCGTTCGCTGCCCGCCGAGCTCGTCGCGAAGCTGACCGACGCCCAGCTCCTGCGCAGCGGCGTCCCCGGCTACCTCGGCGGGCCCGAAGCGCCGCCCGCCGTCAGCCTCGAGACCGCGGAGACGGTCGCGCGCGGGGACGCGTCGGCAGGCTGGTGCGTCTCGATCGCCGTGACGAGCAGCCTGCTCTCGGCCTACGCCCCGCGAAAGTGCGCCGAAGAGGTCTTCGGCGACCCGCGCACCGTCGCCGCCGGCGTCTGGGCGCCGCGCGGCACCGGTGAGCGGGTCGACGGCGGGTACGTCGTGTCCGGCCGGTGGGCGTTCTGCAGCGGGATCCCGCACTGCGACTGGCTTTTCGCGGGATTCGTCCACGAAGGACAGCTCTACGTCGCCGCGCTGCCGAAGGCCGGGATCACCGTCCTCGACACCTGGCACACCAACGGCCTGCGCGGCACGGGCAGCCACGACTGCGTCGCCGACGCGCTGTTCGTCCCGGAGCACCGCGTCTTCTCGGTCATGGGTGGGCCGCCGCCGGAAGCCGTTGCGCTGCAACGGTTCCCGCTCTTCGGCTTCTTCGCGCTGTCCGTCGCCGCGGCCGCGCTCGGCAACGCGCGCGGCGCCATCGACGACCTCGTCGAGCTGGCCGCCACCCGGAAACCACTCGGCTCCAGCCGGTCGCTGGCCGAGCGGTCGCAGACCCAGGCCGCCGTCGCGGAGGCCGAAGCCGCCCTGCGCGCCGCGCGGCTGTTCTTCTACGCCAGCATCGACGACGCCTGGCAGGCCGCGCAGGGCACCGAACCGGTGCCGGACGCGCTCAAGCTGGGCCTCCGGCTCGCCGCCACGCACGTCACGCGCACGGCCGCGAAGGTCGCCGAAAGCATGTACGACCTCGGTGGTGGCGCCGCGATCTACGAGACTTCGCCACTGCAGCGCCGGTTCCGCGACGCCCACACCGCCACCGCCCACTTCCAGGTCAACCCGGCCAGCTTCGAGCTGCCGGGCAAGCTGCTGCTCGGCGTCCCGGCCCGCACGGAGCAGCTGTGA
- a CDS encoding BMP family protein has translation MRGTALAAAAMAGVLALAGCAKDSSGGSSSNNTAASSGGSDCVTAQKPPAAPAAASSSTAAGGKVDGSALKIGLAFDVGGRGDASFNDAAAAGTDKAKAELGVTTVNESTASASEAESAKQQRLDQMAASGMNPIVAVGFAYAPSVKVVAAKYPNTKFAIVDDDSITLPNVTPLVFAEEQGSFLAGVAAAYKSKSCHVGFVGGVNTPLIQKFEAGFLQGAKTVSSKIKIEDDYLTPAGDFSGFQDPAKGNVKAAAEIAKGADVIYHAAGASGKGVFDAAKAGNALAIGVDSDQYNQKTVAADKDVIITSMLKRVDVAVFDYVQALAKGDLTTLPKRFDLKVDGVGYATSGGKVDDIKDVLDGYKAQIISGAITVSDKPQK, from the coding sequence ATGCGTGGAACCGCGCTGGCCGCTGCGGCCATGGCCGGGGTGCTCGCCCTGGCCGGGTGCGCCAAGGACTCCAGCGGTGGTAGCAGCTCGAACAACACCGCGGCCTCTTCGGGCGGTTCCGACTGCGTCACCGCGCAGAAGCCGCCCGCGGCGCCCGCCGCCGCCAGCAGCTCGACCGCGGCCGGCGGCAAGGTCGACGGCAGCGCGCTGAAGATCGGCCTGGCCTTCGACGTCGGCGGCCGGGGTGACGCGTCCTTCAACGACGCCGCCGCCGCGGGCACCGACAAGGCGAAGGCCGAGCTCGGCGTGACCACGGTCAACGAGAGCACCGCGTCCGCCAGCGAGGCCGAGTCGGCCAAGCAGCAGCGCCTCGACCAGATGGCCGCCTCGGGCATGAACCCGATCGTGGCGGTCGGCTTCGCGTACGCGCCGTCGGTGAAGGTCGTCGCGGCCAAGTACCCGAACACCAAGTTCGCGATCGTCGACGACGACTCGATCACGCTCCCGAACGTGACGCCGCTGGTCTTCGCCGAGGAGCAGGGCTCGTTCCTGGCCGGCGTCGCCGCCGCGTACAAGAGCAAGAGCTGCCACGTCGGCTTCGTCGGCGGTGTCAACACCCCGCTGATCCAGAAGTTCGAGGCCGGCTTCCTGCAGGGCGCGAAGACGGTTTCGTCCAAGATCAAGATCGAGGACGACTACCTGACCCCGGCCGGTGACTTCTCCGGGTTCCAGGACCCGGCGAAGGGCAACGTCAAGGCCGCGGCCGAGATCGCCAAGGGCGCGGACGTGATCTACCATGCCGCCGGCGCCTCCGGGAAGGGCGTGTTCGACGCCGCCAAGGCGGGCAACGCGCTGGCCATCGGCGTCGACTCCGACCAGTACAACCAGAAGACCGTCGCCGCCGACAAGGACGTCATCATCACGTCCATGCTCAAGCGCGTCGACGTCGCCGTCTTCGACTACGTCCAGGCGCTCGCCAAGGGCGACCTGACGACCCTGCCGAAGCGGTTCGACCTCAAGGTCGATGGCGTCGGCTACGCCACCTCCGGTGGCAAGGTCGACGACATCAAGGACGTTCTGGACGGCTACAAGGCCCAGATCATCTCGGGTGCCATCACCGTCTCGGACAAGCCGCAGAAGTAA